A DNA window from Drosophila sechellia strain sech25 chromosome X, ASM438219v1, whole genome shotgun sequence contains the following coding sequences:
- the LOC6615062 gene encoding trithorax group protein osa isoform X2, with translation MTSIKTEMPPLHAAEALASSSATDSGGGGAGGGGGGGGSGGPGAGGSGGVGSAPATPNATISAAADSSDNQPGTPQPTQQQQQSTQQQLQQPQSQQQQQAMGGGDPQQQQQQQQVTGITHQPYATHHMYSASGGQQQQQIYGGLYGGDMQQQQGYASSYINSYEQFYQQQQQQQQGTDYAFGAVGVDYGKSAGVRYHPYLQTPTSGLGGIPTASGAQEEPGSAPSAVSTTTAVAMSPRVVSSSSPTSTSSHLQLGSSSGQTPGSPGGAAGSAGCKLQCKKCGILTTNESELQEHIANVHGESPYGSSGYASSPYIKEEMPTPQPPGVGSAAANPGELLDLDSQKMVYHQQLLQQQQQQQQQHDVVAGLPLGALPDPLHSMQSMQQRALHSWEQQPQQTVASVEGLPPYMQQGLGVGLGVGVDKSPYYSPKQSPYHQSTGVGGATLIKQEYGGHGLTKSEYPDSQHYVDKSFDPTAGGAGGAELCASVATSPAEFPSTTTGGPGQEGAAGAAPGGGYRGFEPPSSSSVLPANSLTAKAATWKSNEARRPKTYNCTACNKWFTSSGHLKRHYNTTLHKNAVKSSGQPDPATLPISAHHHPARDPVTKPSRRGNAAAAAAAAAAAASASGQGQQQQPPIAPPPANVPPPEPPRSPPDYGGGGGLGVGAMGGAAMSQYSASPSPTQQQQHHLNHHQQQANGYANGTANGYGYMQQQVQSTTNASPQHASNNNSNNQQQQQQQQHHQQQMPQHHNSVLNGHPNGLAGPSAPHNNNTTQMPSSQMRGLLNETTTTPPPTTTTRAPQITTTAITTTTAATTVAIKSEQMEDSNHTHTHTHTHPNHSHSQDRSHSSSSSSSMATEEAEEQELRDQEQADDHLHQHQQASQQYLLAARHYHSSTPNTLSSSNTNPSTPSSNSPHTIYRQEQQGTDFSRTTPPPQPLPPMGMLPPMAMDYNMLALDMPMPMPTLMHSNMLQCSSTSTTPLATTITTSMPDTMQPPQQQLVHHYQAVLHPLHQQLGEQDQRQEADHHQQQRELHQLDQQQQQALILADSLPHSSSSPTSSSPPPTMPMPLTTITAPQLLPLQPPPPHITSTMPMPPTMHMPIMPPPPQCYQQLQPLDPTMSYHTIIGSGPEAHAGAAGGGYSNQITTSDGQILQLMPTSLFAPYAPLSPYSVAAQRSPQEGDLPPVHTLTTALHAHQQGGQQEAQTPTLTVLSTPYSPTVSSSRATPALEMDMATLMQHQQDYEMEQYQMQHQQLEQLQQHQQQLDHQQQQQILADQTQSMVQQPLAKKRRGGNATPSTTKRRRNSSVGSTSPHSTTLPSGRIKCLECDKEFTKNCYLTQHNKSFHSASRRQSKSHPSMYPANAQRRIKI, from the coding sequence ATGACGAGTATTAAGACCGAGATGCCGCCCCTGCACGCGGCAGAGGCGCTCGCCTCCAGCAGTGCCACCGACAGTGGTGggggaggagcaggaggaggaggaggaggaggaggatcgGGCGGCCCAGGAGCGGGAGGATCGGGCGGCGTTGGCAGTGCGCCCGCTACACCCAATGCCACCATTAGCGCCGCCGCCGACTCCAGTGATAATCAACCCGGCACGCCGCAGCCcacgcaacagcagcagcagtcgacgcagcaacagttgcagcagccacaatcgcaacagcagcagcaggccatGGGTGGAGGAGatccccagcagcagcaacagcagcagcaggtaaCGGGCATAACCCACCAGCCGTACGCCACCCACCACATGTACTCCGCATCTGGCggacagcaacagcagcagatcTACGGCGGACTCTACGGCGGGgacatgcagcagcagcagggctACGCCAGCAGCTACATCAACAGCTACGAGCAGTtctaccagcagcaacagcagcagcagcagggcaCTGATTACGCCTTCGGCGCCGTTGGCGTTGACTACGGCAAGAGCGCCGGTGTGCGCTATCATCCCTACCTGCAGACGCCAACCTCCGGACTGGGCGGCATTCCAACGGCCAGCGGGGCACAGGAGGAGCCGGGCAGTGCGCCCAGCGCGGTCAGCACCACCACAGCGGTGGCCATGAGTCCGCGTGTGGTTAGCAGCAGCAGTCCAACGTCGACCTCATCACACCTGCAGCTGGGCAGCTCCAGTGGCCAGACACCAGGCTCACCAGGCGGAGCCGCCGGAAGTGCCGGATGCAAGTTGCAGTGCAAGAAGTGCGGCATCCTCACTACCAACGAGTCGGAGCTACAGGAGCACATCGCCAACGTGCACGGGGAGTCGCCGTACGGCAGCAGCGGCTACGCCAGTTCGCCGTACATCAAGGAGGAGATGCCCACGCCACAGCCACCCGGCGTTGGATCCGCAGCGGCCAATCCCGGCGAGTTACTCGACCTAGATTCCCAGAAGATGGTCTATCAccagcagctgctccagcagcagcagcagcaacaacagcagcacgACGTGGTCGCTGGACTGCCGCTGGGCGCTCTGCCGGATCCGCTGCACTCGATGCAGTCCATGCAGCAGCGCGCACTCCACAGCTgggagcagcagccacagcagaCGGTGGCCTCCGTGGAGGGCCTGCCACCCTACATGCAGCAGGGATTGGGCGTGGGGCTGGGAGTAGGCGTGGACAAGTCGCCCTACTACTCCCCAAAGCAGTCACCCTATCATCAGTCAACCGGCGTTGGCGGAGCCACGCTGATCAAGCAGGAGTACGGCGGCCACGGACTGACCAAGTCCGAGTATCCCGATTCGCAGCATTACGTGGACAAGTCCTTCGATCCCACAGCTGGCGGAGCCGGTGGCGCGGAACTGTGCGCCAGCGTGGCCACCAGTCCGGCGGAGTTCCCCAGCACCACTACGGGCGGACCCGGGCAGGAGGGCGCGGCGGGTGCGGCGCCAGGAGGTGGATACCGCGGTTTCGAGCCACCCAGCTCGAGCTCCGTGCTGCCGGCCAACAGCCTGACGGCCAAGGCGGCCACCTGGAAGTCGAACGAGGCGCGCCGTCCGAAAACGTACAACTGCACGGCCTGCAACAAGTGGTTCACCAGCTCGGGCCATCTGAAGCGGCACTACAATACGACGCTGCACAAGAACGCGGTTAAGTCGAGCGGTCAGCCGGATCCAGCCACCCTGCCCATCTCGGCGCACCACCATCCCGCCCGCGACCCGGTGACGAAGCCCAGTCGCAGGGGCAATGCCGCAGCCGCTGCGgccgccgctgcagctgccgcCTCGGCCAGCGGTCAGggtcagcagcaacagccgccGATAGCGCCGCCGCCGGCCAATGTGCCACCCCCGGAGCCGCCCAGAAGTCCGCCCGATTATGGCGGAGGAGGCGGCTTGGGCGTGGGAGCGATGGGCGGCGCTGCCATGTCCCAGTACTCGGCCTCACCCTCGCccacgcagcagcagcagcaccacctcaaccaccatcagcagcaggcCAACGGCTATGCTAATGGCACCGCCAACGGCTATGGCTACATGCAGCAACAAGTGCAATCCACGACAAACGCTTCACCACAGCACGcttccaacaacaacagcaacaaccagcagcagcaacaacagcagcagcaccatcagcagcagatGCCGCAGCACCACAACTCCGTTTTAAACGGTCACCCAAACGGGCTAGCAGGTCCCTCCGCcccacacaacaacaacaccaccCAAATGCCGTCCTCCCAAATGAGGGGCCTGCTGAACGAAACAACAACCACGCcgccaccaacaacaacaacccgAGCACCACAAatcacaacaacagcaataacaacaacaacggcggcCACCACGGTAGCTATAAAGAGCGAGCAAATGGAGGACAGCAACCACactcacacccacacacacacgcatccCAATCACAGTCACAGCCAGGACAGgagccacagcagcagcagcagcagctcaatGGCCacggaggaggcggaggagcaggagctgcgGGATCAGGAGCAGGCGGACGATCACCTGCATCAGCATCAACAGGCGTCGCAGCAGTATCTGCTGGCGGCGCGCCACTACCACAGCAGCACGCCCAACAcgctcagcagcagcaacaccaatcCCAGCACGCCCAGCAGCAACTCGCCCCATACTATCTAccggcaggagcagcagggaACGGATTTCTCGCGCACCACCCCGCCGCCGCAGCCGCTGCCGCCTATGGGAATGCTGCCGCCTATGGCAATGGACTACAACATGCTGGCTTTGGatatgcccatgcccatgcccacgCTCATGCACAGCAATATGCTGCAgtgcagcagcaccagcaccacgcCGCTAGCTACTACCATCACCACCAGTATGCCGGACACTATgcagccgccgcagcagcagctggtgCACCACTACCAGGCGGTGCTCCACCCGCTCCATCAGCAGCTGGGGGAGCAGGACCAGCGCCAGGAGGCggatcatcatcagcagcagcgggaGCTTCACCAACtggatcagcagcagcagcaggcgttAATCCTGGCGGACAGTTTGCCGCACAGCAGCAGTTCGCCCACCAGCAGCTCCCCACCGCCCACCATGCCCATGCCGCTCACCACCATCACAGCGCcgcagctgctgccgctgcagccgccgccgccgcacaTCACCAGCACCATGCCCATGCCGCCCACCATGCACATGCCCAtcatgccgccgccgccgcaaTGCTaccagcagctgcagccgcTGGACCCCACAATGAGCTATCACACTATTATTGGTAGTGGCCCGGAGGCGCATGCCGGAGCGGCCGGCGGGGGCTACAGCAACCAGATCACCACCAGCGATGGCCAGATCCTGCAGCTGATGCCAACATCCCTGTTCGCGCCCTATGCCCCGCTCTCGCCGTACTCGGTGGCCGCCCAGCGGTCGCCGCAGGAGGGCGACCTGCCGCCGGTCCACACGCTGACCACGGCCCTGCATGCCCATCAGCAGGGCGGGCAGCAGGAGGCGCAGACGCCAACGCTGACCGTGCTTTCCACGCCCTACTCGCCCACAGTGAGCAGCTCGCGGGCGACTCCCGCGCTGGAGATGGACATGGCCACGCTGATGCAGCACCAGCAGGACTATGAGATGGAGCAGTACCAGATGCAGCACCAGCAGttggagcagctgcagcagcaccagcagcagctggaccaccagcagcagcaacagatcCTGGCGGATCAGACCCAGTCGATGGTCCAGCAGCCGCTGGCCAAGAAGCGGCGTGGCGGCAACGCAACACCATCGACGACGAAGCGACGGCGGAACAGCAGCGTCGGATCGACGTCGCCGCACTCGACCACCCTGCCCTCGGGACGGATCAAGTGTCTGGAGTGCGACAAGGAGTTCACCAAGAACTGCTACCTCACGCAGCACAACAAGAGCTTCCACTCCG